The region GTCGTTGTCCATGGCGAGAGCCGACGCGATGGCGTCGGTCATGCCGTTGCCGGCGATGGGGATGGTGCGGGTGAGCACGAAGCGGCGATCCTTGACGATGTTGATTTCAGTGAATGACGCGCCGATGTTAACCAGCGCGATCGTCTCCTGCTCGAAGGGCGGGGCACCCGCGAACTCGAGCACGCTGCGCATGGTGGCGAAGGGCTCGAGCTCGATCGCGACCGGCTCCAGCCCCGCGCGCTCGATCGCCTCCACCCGCGTGTCCACCATGTCGCGCGGCGTCGCCACCAGCATGACGTCGAGCTGGCCGCCCTCGCGCTGCCCCAGCACCTGGAACTCGAGCACACTGTCCTCCACCGGGAACGAGACGTAGCTGCGCGCCTCCCACTGGATGGACTTGCGCAGTTGGCGCTCCGACATCGCCGGCATCTGCACCTGGCGCACCACTACCGTCGGCCCGGCCACCCCCGCCACCACCTGGGTGGCGTTGATTTCGAGCGCGCTCAGCAACGACGAAATCGCCTGGGCGACGGCGGTGGTGTCGGCGATCACGCCGCCCTTGACGGTCTCGGGCGGGGTCGGTCGGCTGCCCGCCTTGCGCAACACCAGCCCGCCGCGCTCGTCGTCCAACTGCACGACCTTGATGGTGTGGCTGCCGACATCTAGGCCGATGACCTCGGCGTCGCCACAAAGCTTCGAGAACATGCTCATGATCCGTCTGCTCCTGTCTCTGACGGTTCGGGCGCCAGCTCCGGCTCCAGCGCCCGCGCCGGCGGACGAGGGTTGAAATAACTGCCGATGCCGAGGCTGGGCGCGAGCGACTTCGACTCGACATGTGCGACCTGATCCCGCGTGCTGACCGCCGCCGAGCCCCACCTCTCGACCAGGTCGTGGCTTATGAGTTCGGTTATAAGGAGAATCGCATGCACCGGCTCGAGCCCGCTCTCACGGATGATCTGCGCCACGTTGCGGCGTGCATCCACCAGCTTGAGGATGGTGCGGGCGTCCTCCTCCAGGCCCTCGTAGCGCTCCGCCGCTTGGCCGCTGCGGAGCCGCAGCACGACGTTGAGATCGGTGAACTCACGTTCGATCTGCTGCCACTCGTCAAGGCGGCGCATGCCCTCCATGATCAGGCCCTCGGTCGAGTCGTGCACGCTGCGCGTCACCGGGCGCAGGGTACGGCCGAACTCGAACTCACCCTCGCGCCAGCCCAGCAGGCGATAGATGACCTCGGCGCCGCTGTGGCCTTCGTAGGTCGCGTCCACCACCTGTCCGTCGCGCAGGTGTACCACCGCGTGCTGGCTGCCCTGGCGCGTGGTCAAGGTGCCGCTCTTGTGGCTCAGATTGAGCATCTGCAGTATCTCTGCGAAGCTGAACTCGTCGAAAGTGCCGTACAGCGCCACAGCGCGTTACCCCTGCTGCTCTGCGAAGTAGCGACTTCGCGGCGAAGCACGAGGCGGTCCGGCGGCAGCGGCGCGCCCTTCGTGCTCGACGCCGACCGGGGGTCTCCAGGCACGGACAAAGCGGGAGCCGTCACAGCAAGACTGCCTGCGGACGGCTCCCCATCTGCCACCCCGAATGCTCGGGGCGCGGGGATTTCGTCTTTTGGCAGCCCGGCTGACTGCGTGAGTCCCGTGGCTTTGCGTCCCCTCCTCGCGAAGGGTTTGCCCTTGTCAGCGCCCGAAATCCCATATTCGATTGTCAAGCCCCCACCCGAACGTCGTATTACTTATTCCATGTTTGGGCGCAAGTCGCCAACCAGTCAAGCGCGGCCGCCGCGAGTGCCGTCACAGCGAGCCTCGTTGCTGCTTGGCGCGCAGGTTCGCGAGCACCAGCCGGCACACCGCGTTGAGGCTCTCGAACACGCCATCGCCCCCGGTCGCCACCGCCTCGAAGCACGGCACTTGCCGCGGGTTTAGCAGATACTGCATGAACCTCACCGGCGCGATGCTGGGCAGGTCCCGTTTGTTGTACTGCATGACGTAAGGGGTGGTGTCGAGGCTGAAGGAGTAGCTCGCCATATTCTCCTGCATGTTGCGGAAGCTCTCGACGTTCTCGCGCATCTTCTCCCACTGCGAGTCGGCGACGAAGATGATGCCATCTACCCCCCGCAGCACCAGCTTGCGCGTCGAGTTGTACATCACCTGGCCCGGCACGGTGTAAACCTGAAACTTGGTCTCGAACCCGTGCAGGCTCGGCGCCTCCAGCGGCAGGAAATCGAAAAACAGCGTGCGCTCTCCCGGGGTCGCCAGCGACACCAGATTGCCGCGGCGGTCCGCGACCGTGCGCTGGTGAATGTACTGCAGGTTGGTCGTCTTCCCGCACATCCCCGGGCCGTAATACACGATCTTGCAGGAGATCTCTTTTAGCGCATAGTTGATGGAGGCCACTATCCCAACTCCGACCGGCCTCGCGGGCGCGATCCGCGCGCCGCTCTCGGTGCCGCCCCTAGACCTTGGCGAAGAATATGTCCTCCAGTTCCGCTTCCACCGCCAGCCATGGCGGCGGGGTTTCCCGCAGCTCCAGCACTTCATCCGGCACTTGCGGAACCACCAGCTCCAGCGGCAGCTCGACACTGGTCTCGGCTGCAGGGCCCCCCGCCGGCAGCGAGATGACGCCGTCGAGCTCGCCCACCGGAATGCGCACCTCGCCCTCGCGCAGCCGCGACACGATCAGCGCCAATGGCACTTCTACCGAATCGCCGCCGTCGGCGCCCGCGGCGACCTTCGCTCCCGCCGGCAGTTGCTGGAGCAACACCGAGCTCGGCACCGTCGCCCATCCCTCGACGTACGCCGGGGGTGCGTATGGCGGCGTCGGCGAAGGGGCGGAAGACGGTGGCGGCTCCGCCAAGTGAAACTGGGCGTCGTCCTGCTCCCGGTCGTGATGCTGCTCGGCGGCCGCGGAGGCACCGGGATGCCGGTTCACGGGCGGCGCTTCAAACAGCACCTTGGCAGGGGCGGGTGCCGCTCGCGCCGAGACGCCATCGCCGGCGCTCGCAGCCGGCGCTACGAGGCCGCGCACCTGATAGAAGGCCGCCACCGCGAGGCAGGTCGCAGTCGCCCACACGGCCGTCGCCGGCGACAGCATCGCCGCTGCGCTGAGCGACGCTGATTCACCCATCGCGCGGGTGGTGATTGCGGCAGCGACGACAATGCCCATACGCAGGGCGAACAGAGTCGGCACGCCCAGGCCCAAGGCACGCGGCGACATGCGGCGGCGCCAAATGTGGATGATGCCGACGTAGAAGAGACCCTCCAGCGACAAGGCCGCAGCCGGCGGCAGCTTCATGGCGGCGGAGTCGAGGCCGCCGAGCTTTGTGCACAGAAGAGATGCGGCTGCCAGCAGCAGGATAGCCGTGGCGACGCTGATGCCGCTGATCTCTTTTCTCATTCGCGTCTCCACGCGGGGCCCCAGGGAGCAAGCTGCCGGGTCGTCCAGCCGGGCATAAGGGAGCCGCGGCCCGGCCGCATACGGCACAGCCGTCCCCGGCTGTGGGACTGTCACCCGACCGTCACGGTTGCGCTCGATTCCGTGTTCTTATTCCACATCGCCTTGGTGGTTTGATATGGCGGCGGCCGCGGGTTGCACGCCGCTTTGCGCGCCAGGAGGCGGCGGAACTTGCTGCCGCGCGGCGCGGCAAGTATAATAGCGACCATGAAGCAGCAGAGCGTTGTGCGCGGCGCGGCGATCATGATGATCGCCACCGCCGCCAGCCGTGTGCTGGGGTATGTCAAGGAAAAGGCTATCGCCTACCAGTTCGGCAGCACCTCTCACACCGATGCGTTCTGGGCGGCGTTTCAGGTGCCCGACCTGCTCTACTACCTGCTTGCGGGCGGGGCGCTGGGCGCGGCCTTGATCCCCGTCGTCACCGGCTACCTGGTGCAGGAACAGGCTGACGAAGTGTGGCGCGTGGTCAACACTCTAGCTACGCTGATGGTGCTGGCGGTGGGGGTGGGGGTGGCGCTCATCATCGTCTTTGCGCCGTACCTGGTTCCGGTCGCCGCCTACGGCTTCAAGTTCAAGCCTCACGTCTTCGAGGAGTGCGTGTTCTACGTCCGCATCATGGCGCCGATGGTGTTCTTTACCACCCTGTCGGCGCTGGCGGGGGGGATCCTGCAATCACATCATCACTTCACCGCGCCGGCGGCGGCATGGTTGATGTACAACGTGGGCATCATCGCCGGCGCGCTCTTGCTGGCGTCGTCGCTGGGGATCGTCGGTCTCTGTATCGGCGTGCTGGCGGGGGCGGCGCTGATGGTTGCGGTGCAGGCGCCGGCGCTGGCGAGACGCGGGTGGCGGTTTCGCCCGGCGCTGGAGCTGAGTCATCCGGGGGTACGCCGCACGCTGATCCTCTTCTTTCCGCTGATGGCGGGACTGGCGGTGCAGCAGATCG is a window of Armatimonadota bacterium DNA encoding:
- a CDS encoding DUF4388 domain-containing protein — translated: MALYGTFDEFSFAEILQMLNLSHKSGTLTTRQGSQHAVVHLRDGQVVDATYEGHSGAEVIYRLLGWREGEFEFGRTLRPVTRSVHDSTEGLIMEGMRRLDEWQQIEREFTDLNVVLRLRSGQAAERYEGLEEDARTILKLVDARRNVAQIIRESGLEPVHAILLITELISHDLVERWGSAAVSTRDQVAHVESKSLAPSLGIGSYFNPRPPARALEPELAPEPSETGADGS
- the pilM gene encoding type IV pilus assembly protein PilM; its protein translation is MSMFSKLCGDAEVIGLDVGSHTIKVVQLDDERGGLVLRKAGSRPTPPETVKGGVIADTTAVAQAISSLLSALEINATQVVAGVAGPTVVVRQVQMPAMSERQLRKSIQWEARSYVSFPVEDSVLEFQVLGQREGGQLDVMLVATPRDMVDTRVEAIERAGLEPVAIELEPFATMRSVLEFAGAPPFEQETIALVNIGASFTEINIVKDRRFVLTRTIPIAGNGMTDAIASALAMDNDKANALKETAMQVVCGEEERATLDPFAQQASRAVEPLLDELIREIRRSLAYYDYQQQSPTDGDDPQRVPGVNRIIVSGGSAKMAGLPAYFQAQLGVPVEVAQVLANGRIQTPGLSQEYLDEHSPTLVVATGLALREIMLGGKLNVKAGEAR
- a CDS encoding GTPase domain-containing protein, which produces MASINYALKEISCKIVYYGPGMCGKTTNLQYIHQRTVADRRGNLVSLATPGERTLFFDFLPLEAPSLHGFETKFQVYTVPGQVMYNSTRKLVLRGVDGIIFVADSQWEKMRENVESFRNMQENMASYSFSLDTTPYVMQYNKRDLPSIAPVRFMQYLLNPRQVPCFEAVATGGDGVFESLNAVCRLVLANLRAKQQRGSL